One stretch of Chaetodon auriga isolate fChaAug3 chromosome 18, fChaAug3.hap1, whole genome shotgun sequence DNA includes these proteins:
- the LOC143336737 gene encoding uncharacterized protein LOC143336737 — protein sequence MLIKARLGDVLKFVRITEPNLKEFLTAAFAKFGVPAVTEGVKVVDSSGTELDDDVFEDVVKDPSHGVLTIKCDTESVSTVPSPEQSGPPSLDSSDSQDTVILSESPPSKRLRLDTEAKHLVESILTKRPGGERIINECNRSKSLTDETRRKMVNILAADMTEKNGTSPPRQVKEMYAQGIVSLFPYLSDPFSRNSYEHYYDGESGTGYLAWRIKTIQRSSARDRRSSSGASSEGASHEDGLGGPAGRREPQFVPETVLSEDECKEAIALMKHSADEDTIKKKTKLTFDFRRNMIHDPQQSSNVLSVFPRFKDVKGLVEQDFVLMFGEDISGKFLEKWTTTFKKKIIQQCRKLPSTSELEDLLLAADPPEDGSEEDIDIGWDTDLSSIFLLLHLIPPSAQGRKRPGKVSASQAEKHLVVFKKAGTNIQEHLDAITTSTQPYLLAVGPKKKALHQFFIILDKNAITCKSSSSLGAFDELFKAHYVFATSYNPMLHNMFTFIQTTVYNIDVGKVKESPRVAEVRARLLH from the exons ATGTTGATTAAGGCCAGGCTTGGTGATGTTCTAAAATTTGTGAGAATAACAGAGCCGAATCTGAAAGAGTTTCTGACTGCAG CATTTGCAAAGTTTGGTGTGCCAGCTGTGACAGAAGGTGTGAAGGTTGTTGACAGTTCGGGGACTGAGTTGGATGATGACGTATTTGAGGATGTAGTTAAGGATCCATCACATGGAGTGCTAACCATCAAATGTGACACTG AATCTGTCTCCACGGTACCATCTCCTGAGCAGTCTGGACCACCATCCCTTGATTCGTCTGATTCTCAAGATACAGTCATCCTTTCAGAGAGTCCTCCTAGTAAACGGCTGAGGTTGGACACAGAAGCTAAGCAC TTGGTAGAATCCATTCTTACCAAGAGACCTGGTGGGGAACgcataataaatgaatgtaatCGAAGCAAGTCCCTGACAGATGAGACCAGAAGGAAAATGGTGAACATACTGGCAGCTGACATGACGGAGAAGAATGG TACATCACCGCCCAGACAGGTGAAAGAAATGTATGCCCAAGGAATTGTGAGCTTATTCCCCTACCTCAGTGATCCATTCTCCAGGAACAGTTAT GAGCATTATTATGATGGCGAGAGTGGCACTGGGTACTTGGCCTGGAGGATCAAAACTATACAGAGATCCAGTGCCAGAGACAGACGATCATCATCTGGAG CATCATCCGAAGGAGCATCTCATGAAGATGGGCTTGGAGGACCAGCTGGCAGACGAGAGCCCCAGTTCGTTCCAGAGACTGTCCTGAGTGAAGATGAGTGTAAGGAAGCCATCGCACTgatgaaacattcagctgatgaGGACACAATCAAGAAGAAGACGAAGCTGACATTTGACTTCCGCCGCAACATGATCCATGACCCCCAGCAGTCAAGCAACGtactgtctgtctttccacgGTTCAAAGATGTCAAAGGCTTg GTGGAACAGGATTTTGTTCTGATGTTTGGGGAGGATATCTCAGGCAAGTTTCTGGAGAAATGGACTACCACATTCAAGAAAAAGATCATCCAACAATGCAGAAAGCTTCCATCCACCAGTGAGCTTGAAGATCTCCTCCTGGCAGCTGATCCTCCAGAGGATGGCTCTGAAGAGGATATCGACATCG GTTGGGACACTGACCTCTCATCTATTTTTCTGCTCTTACACCTGATTCCACCCTCTGCCCAGGGTCGCAAGAGACCAGGAAAGGTGTCTGCTTCTCAAGCAGAGAAACATCTTGTGGTCTTCAAGAAG gcaGGAACCAACATCCAAGAGCATCTTGATGCCATCACTACCAGCACACAACCCTATCTCCTGGCTGTTGGACCTAAGAAGAAAGCACTCCACCAGTTCTTCATCATCCTTGACAAGAATGCCATCACTTGCAAGTCATCCTCTTCTCTTGGTGCCTTTGATGAATTGTTTAAAGCACACTATGTCTTTGCCACATCATACAACCCCATGCTACACAACATGTTCACGTTCATCCAGACCACTGTGTACAACATTGATGTTGGCAAAGTGAAGGAGAGTCCCCGTGTTGCAGAAGTTCGGGCTAGGTTGCTTCATTAG